The following proteins are co-located in the Sulfurovum sp. TSL6 genome:
- a CDS encoding glucose-6-phosphate isomerase encodes MIKNKLYFSSISKRAEEKAFEAIVEEQKSIGYYALPDQDIGPILEYCSTIPETIETIAVIGIGGSSLGAKAVYEFMKPVKDLSRKLYFFESTDPINITELLSKLDVNKTHFLVISKSGSTVETFSIYKYIYSLQNDPSFYTFITDPGSPLEKYAKEIDASVLYLPDNVGGRFSVLSTVGLVPLALCGIDIRDLLTGAQLIKERFFNKGYVQDMLLEKAVYYAKNHAQYSINCIFAYSETLKYFCQWYVQLWGESLGKHQRHSAFHVGLTPIGLIGPEDQHSFLQLIMEGTRDKSVTFIKIEDFHDNTTIPDITLPHLEMLDSLNNLPFSKLINMQCDSVIEALLDQNNIPLDTITIQSVTESNIGSLIFYYELLTSLVGELIDVNTYDQPGVEAGKIILKSKLQEL; translated from the coding sequence ATGATAAAAAACAAACTTTATTTTAGTTCGATCAGTAAAAGAGCAGAAGAAAAGGCATTTGAAGCCATTGTTGAAGAACAAAAGTCTATAGGATATTATGCTTTGCCAGATCAGGATATTGGTCCGATACTTGAGTATTGCAGTACGATTCCTGAAACCATAGAAACGATTGCGGTGATCGGGATAGGAGGAAGTTCTTTGGGGGCCAAGGCAGTTTATGAATTCATGAAACCGGTCAAAGACTTATCTAGAAAACTCTATTTCTTTGAAAGTACCGACCCTATCAATATTACTGAACTCCTTTCCAAACTTGATGTCAATAAGACACATTTTTTGGTCATCTCAAAATCAGGGAGCACAGTAGAAACATTTTCTATCTATAAATACATTTATTCTTTACAAAACGATCCCTCTTTCTATACTTTTATTACTGACCCTGGTTCGCCACTTGAAAAATATGCCAAAGAGATAGACGCTTCTGTACTCTACCTTCCTGATAATGTAGGCGGTAGGTTCTCAGTCCTTTCAACGGTAGGTTTGGTCCCTTTGGCACTGTGCGGTATTGATATCAGAGACCTGTTAACGGGTGCACAATTGATCAAAGAGAGATTCTTTAACAAAGGATATGTGCAAGATATGTTGCTTGAAAAAGCTGTCTATTATGCTAAAAACCATGCACAGTACAGTATTAACTGTATCTTTGCCTATTCAGAAACACTGAAATACTTTTGTCAATGGTATGTGCAACTCTGGGGTGAGAGTTTAGGAAAACATCAGCGTCACAGTGCCTTTCATGTAGGGCTTACTCCTATCGGACTTATCGGGCCTGAAGACCAACACTCTTTTTTACAACTGATCATGGAAGGTACCAGAGATAAATCGGTGACCTTTATAAAGATAGAAGATTTTCATGACAATACCACGATACCTGATATTACACTGCCTCATTTGGAAATGCTTGACAGTTTAAATAATCTTCCTTTTTCAAAACTGATCAATATGCAATGTGATTCTGTGATCGAAGCACTGTTGGATCAAAACAATATCCCTTTAGATACGATCACTATTCAAAGTGTGACAGAATCAAATATCGGTTCTCTTATATTCTATTATGAATTACTCACATCTTTGGTGGGAGAATTGATAGATGTCAATACTTATGATCAACCAGGAGTAGAGGCAGGAAAAATTATTTTGAAGAGTAAATTGCAGGAACTATGA
- the eda gene encoding bifunctional 4-hydroxy-2-oxoglutarate aldolase/2-dehydro-3-deoxy-phosphogluconate aldolase has protein sequence MTAEAVMKLSPIVPVIALENEEDALPLAKALLEGGINIMEITLRTQAGLKAIEIISKALPQMHVGAGTVLNRSDFKNAVAHGAAFVFSPGISEALMQTSKELNIALIPGVATASEVMLAKNNGFEHCKLFPATLAGGIEILKAFFGPFPSMRFCPTGGINLDNINGFLSLENVLCAGGSWIVPKHAMKEKNFKEITKLCTEATQVIKGKK, from the coding sequence ATGACGGCTGAAGCAGTAATGAAACTTTCACCTATCGTTCCAGTCATAGCACTGGAGAATGAAGAAGATGCACTCCCTCTTGCAAAAGCATTGTTGGAGGGCGGCATTAACATTATGGAGATCACACTGCGTACCCAGGCAGGTCTGAAGGCTATAGAGATCATTTCAAAGGCTTTGCCACAGATGCATGTCGGTGCGGGAACCGTACTCAATAGAAGTGATTTTAAAAATGCAGTGGCTCATGGCGCAGCGTTTGTCTTTAGCCCAGGTATCAGCGAAGCATTGATGCAGACTTCAAAAGAATTAAATATTGCATTGATTCCTGGCGTGGCAACGGCTTCAGAAGTGATGCTTGCGAAAAATAACGGTTTTGAACATTGTAAACTTTTTCCTGCAACACTTGCAGGAGGAATTGAGATTCTGAAGGCATTTTTCGGACCTTTTCCCAGCATGAGATTTTGCCCTACAGGAGGCATTAATCTTGACAATATCAATGGTTTCCTTTCACTTGAAAATGTGCTCTGTGCAGGAGGAAGCTGGATCGTCCCTAAACATGCGATGAAAGAGAAAAATTTTAAAGAGATCACAAAGCTTTGCACAGAAGCCACACAGGTCATAAAAGGAAAAAAATAA
- the edd gene encoding phosphogluconate dehydratase: MNEVIQKVTDRIRERSLESRTIYLDRIALAKGHGVNRNKLGCSNLAHAMAPMEEGEKKSLAGLESPNIAIITAYNDMLSAHEPYKLYPPLIKRTLMDLGATAQVAGGVPAMCDGVTQSQPGMELSLFSRDNIAMGTAIGLSHNVYDGALYLGVCDKIVPGLVIGALAFGHLPGVFVPAGPMPSGISNAQKAKVRQDFAQGKVSEDALLKVESASYHSSGTCTFYGTANSNQMLLEMMGLQLPNSSFINTNTPLREALTAHAAKTILTMTELRGSYKPIADIIDEKSFVNAIVGLMATGGSTNHTIHLIAMARAAGILLNWDDFDEISKVTPLLCKMYPNGQADVNHFRDAGGMSVVISQLLDAGLVHNDVETIVGRGLDAYIVEPHMSESILTFESGPQVSRNKEVISSKETPFSEEGGLKLLNGNLGRSVIKTSALKPEQFFIEAPAIVFESQEALQDAFHQGELEKDFIAVVRYQGPKANGMPELHGLMPPLGALQDKGYKVAIITDGRMSGASGKVPSAIHFSPEALDGGLLAKVKSGDMIRFDAKKGEIMLLVEDAELKARTIDRPDLSANTHGFGRELFVSVRQSVGMAEEGASLFDISGKERA; the protein is encoded by the coding sequence ATGAATGAAGTTATTCAAAAAGTGACAGACAGAATTCGTGAACGTTCTTTAGAGAGTAGAACCATTTACCTGGACCGAATTGCTTTAGCAAAAGGACATGGCGTCAACCGTAATAAACTGGGATGCAGTAATTTAGCACATGCTATGGCACCTATGGAAGAGGGTGAAAAAAAATCGCTTGCTGGATTAGAAAGTCCTAATATTGCTATTATCACAGCCTATAACGATATGCTCTCTGCACATGAGCCGTATAAACTCTATCCTCCATTGATAAAACGTACCTTGATGGATCTGGGTGCTACTGCACAGGTTGCAGGTGGGGTCCCTGCAATGTGTGATGGTGTCACCCAATCACAGCCTGGTATGGAGTTGAGTCTTTTCAGTCGTGATAATATTGCCATGGGAACTGCTATAGGTCTTTCTCATAATGTCTATGATGGTGCACTTTATCTTGGTGTGTGTGATAAGATCGTTCCGGGACTTGTGATCGGTGCTTTGGCCTTTGGACATCTTCCTGGAGTCTTCGTTCCTGCAGGCCCTATGCCTTCAGGTATCAGTAATGCACAAAAAGCAAAAGTACGTCAAGATTTTGCCCAAGGCAAGGTGAGTGAAGATGCGCTGCTCAAAGTCGAATCTGCTTCGTATCACAGTAGCGGTACCTGTACATTCTATGGTACGGCAAACTCCAATCAAATGTTGCTTGAGATGATGGGATTGCAACTTCCAAACAGCTCTTTTATCAATACCAATACGCCTTTGCGAGAAGCATTGACTGCACATGCTGCAAAAACGATCTTAACGATGACAGAGTTAAGGGGAAGCTACAAACCTATAGCTGATATCATTGATGAAAAAAGTTTTGTCAATGCTATCGTAGGGTTGATGGCAACAGGTGGTTCTACGAATCATACCATTCATCTTATCGCTATGGCAAGAGCGGCGGGAATACTACTTAATTGGGATGACTTTGATGAGATATCAAAGGTGACCCCTCTGCTCTGTAAAATGTATCCAAACGGGCAGGCGGATGTGAATCATTTTAGAGACGCAGGAGGGATGAGTGTTGTCATTTCACAACTACTTGATGCAGGACTTGTGCATAATGATGTCGAAACAATTGTAGGCAGAGGGCTGGATGCCTATATTGTTGAACCTCACATGAGTGAGAGTATTTTGACCTTTGAATCCGGTCCTCAGGTTTCACGTAACAAAGAGGTGATTTCGAGCAAAGAAACACCTTTCAGTGAAGAGGGAGGGCTTAAACTCCTCAATGGAAATCTTGGACGCAGTGTTATCAAGACCTCTGCATTGAAGCCCGAACAGTTTTTCATTGAAGCACCGGCGATCGTTTTTGAATCTCAGGAAGCTTTACAGGATGCATTTCATCAAGGTGAATTGGAAAAAGACTTTATTGCTGTAGTGCGTTATCAGGGTCCAAAGGCCAATGGAATGCCGGAGTTACACGGACTGATGCCGCCGCTTGGTGCACTTCAAGACAAGGGGTATAAAGTTGCCATTATCACCGATGGACGTATGTCCGGTGCCTCGGGCAAAGTGCCTTCTGCCATTCACTTTTCTCCAGAAGCCCTTGATGGAGGACTTCTGGCCAAGGTTAAAAGCGGGGATATGATCCGTTTTGATGCAAAAAAAGGGGAGATCATGCTTTTGGTTGAGGATGCAGAGTTAAAGGCACGTACCATTGACAGACCAGACCTTAGTGCCAATACCCATGGGTTTGGTAGAGAGCTTTTTGTCTCTGTCCGTCAGAGTGTCGGTATGGCAGAAGAGGGTGCAAGTCTATTTGATATCTCTGGTAAGGAGCGGGCATGA
- the pgl gene encoding 6-phosphogluconolactonase, translated as MMSRSVHAFNEQKALIEALSQSILANLQKAIEEKGKASLLVSGGSTPKPLFEKLRKEVLDWDKVTVGLCDERWVDVSKEESNEHFVKKYLLQEEAAKAHFVGMYCEDTDIYTAQKLCSKKMKEKLFPFDVLILGMGTDAHTASLFPENIKLEEAFDLKNQNFCIAIEPTTAPYTRMSLTRWAILGAKHIYIHFEGDEKIAVYEEAIAGEDMYMMPIRSVLNQDIKEIEVFYR; from the coding sequence ATGATGAGTAGATCTGTACATGCTTTTAATGAACAAAAAGCACTTATAGAGGCATTAAGTCAAAGTATACTGGCAAATCTTCAAAAAGCCATTGAGGAAAAGGGAAAAGCTTCTCTACTTGTTTCAGGGGGAAGTACACCTAAACCTTTATTTGAAAAACTTAGAAAAGAAGTTTTGGATTGGGATAAAGTAACTGTAGGTCTTTGTGATGAACGATGGGTTGATGTTTCCAAAGAAGAGAGCAATGAACATTTTGTCAAAAAATATCTGCTTCAAGAAGAGGCTGCAAAGGCTCACTTTGTAGGGATGTATTGTGAAGATACAGATATCTATACTGCACAAAAACTATGTTCAAAAAAGATGAAAGAGAAGCTTTTCCCTTTTGATGTACTCATCTTGGGTATGGGAACTGATGCCCATACGGCGTCTCTTTTCCCGGAGAATATTAAACTAGAAGAGGCTTTTGATCTTAAAAATCAAAACTTTTGTATCGCTATAGAACCGACAACAGCACCTTATACAAGGATGAGTTTAACCCGTTGGGCCATTTTAGGTGCCAAACATATTTATATCCATTTTGAAGGTGATGAGAAGATTGCTGTGTATGAAGAAGCGATTGCCGGAGAAGATATGTATATGATGCCTATACGCAGTGTATTAAATCAAGACATTAAAGAGATAGAGGTATTTTACAGATGA
- the zwf gene encoding glucose-6-phosphate dehydrogenase: MDTMESLCDITIFGGHGDLAFRKLMPALYHLSNSGYLDEKSRIITATRVPMSNDEHCDLVKSKLKEFLSDDAFEEEKFEYFRAQLHVVTIEFDIVESYTGLKTLLDAYPERERVNYLSTAPDFFGTICMSMSKLELVTPQSRVVLEKPIGRDLESSRVINVEVLKYFEESQIYRIDHYLGKDTVQNIMALRFSNRFFMPLWNSNHIDHIQITVAESVGVEGRWGYYDDYGAMRDMVQNHLMQLLCLVAMEPPCSLDADSVRDEKVKVLRSLRRMSPADIEQKTVRAQYTKGSSDGMPVPGYREGDGMEESTTETFAALRVDIDNWRWNGVPFYLRSGKRMGRRNSEIVIHFKGIPHSIFANQGKCISENKLVIALQPKESIHLQLMNKIPGLSEQMMLKPVELELNTPLNVAHKPDAYERLLLDVIRANPTLFMRLDEVEAAWKWADVILESWAADMVPMKSYSAGTDGPSAAVQLIARDGRSWHDE, encoded by the coding sequence ATGGATACAATGGAAAGTTTATGTGATATTACCATTTTTGGCGGACATGGTGACCTAGCATTCAGGAAGTTGATGCCTGCACTGTATCATTTGAGCAATAGCGGATATCTGGATGAGAAAAGTCGTATTATCACAGCGACCAGAGTACCTATGAGTAATGATGAACATTGTGATCTGGTGAAGTCCAAACTGAAAGAATTTTTATCAGATGATGCTTTTGAAGAGGAGAAATTTGAGTATTTTAGAGCACAACTTCATGTAGTGACCATTGAGTTTGATATAGTGGAGAGCTATACAGGACTTAAAACGTTATTGGATGCGTATCCAGAAAGAGAAAGAGTGAACTATCTTTCTACAGCACCTGACTTTTTTGGTACGATCTGTATGTCTATGAGCAAGTTAGAGCTTGTCACACCACAAAGCAGGGTAGTGCTTGAAAAACCTATAGGAAGAGATCTTGAATCATCACGTGTGATCAATGTCGAAGTACTGAAGTATTTTGAAGAATCACAGATCTACCGTATCGACCATTATCTGGGTAAAGATACCGTACAAAATATCATGGCGCTACGTTTTTCAAACAGATTTTTTATGCCATTGTGGAATTCAAACCATATTGACCATATACAGATCACTGTAGCCGAAAGTGTCGGTGTTGAAGGACGTTGGGGATATTACGATGATTATGGTGCGATGCGTGATATGGTGCAAAATCACCTCATGCAGTTGCTTTGTCTTGTAGCGATGGAGCCGCCTTGCTCACTTGATGCTGACAGTGTACGTGATGAGAAGGTGAAAGTACTCCGTTCTCTTCGTAGAATGTCACCTGCGGATATTGAACAGAAAACAGTACGTGCGCAGTACACGAAGGGTTCTAGTGACGGCATGCCTGTACCGGGTTATCGTGAGGGTGACGGTATGGAAGAAAGTACTACAGAAACTTTTGCTGCACTTCGTGTAGATATCGACAATTGGCGTTGGAATGGGGTACCTTTTTACCTTAGAAGCGGTAAACGTATGGGACGTCGAAATTCTGAGATCGTGATACATTTTAAAGGTATACCACACTCTATTTTTGCCAATCAAGGTAAATGTATCTCAGAAAATAAACTGGTCATTGCACTGCAGCCCAAAGAGAGTATCCATCTGCAGCTGATGAATAAAATTCCGGGTCTCAGTGAACAGATGATGTTAAAACCTGTAGAACTTGAGCTCAATACACCTTTAAATGTTGCACATAAGCCAGATGCCTATGAGCGCTTGCTTTTAGATGTGATTCGTGCAAATCCGACACTTTTTATGCGTTTGGATGAAGTGGAAGCAGCATGGAAATGGGCAGATGTGATCTTGGAAAGCTGGGCAGCAGATATGGTTCCGATGAAAAGTTACAGTGCGGGAACGGATGGACCAAGTGCTGCAGTGCAATTAATCGCTAGAGATGGCAGGAGTTGGCATGATGAGTAG
- the glk gene encoding glucokinase, translated as MIMAGDIGGTKTNLALFKYKENRLSVHAQHHFPSREFSTLDEVITLFKEKTSMPHIDAACFGIAGPVIEGRCRTTNLPWDITTSGLQEHLGIQKVRLLNDLEATAYGMLYLPDDEFVDLNPKARLMGGNRAVIAAGTGLGEAMLYYDGTAYHPIGSEGGHSDFAPLTPQQDALLQWMRNRYPGHVSFERILSGPGIYTLYEYLVESGFSAEPSSMLNIPEGKDRSAMVSECALKEHNPLCMEALRLFAEIYGAEAGNLALKTMSLGGVYIGGGIAPKILPVLANNHFMNGFLSKGRFNEMLQAMQVKISLNSETALLGAAHFAFDRL; from the coding sequence ATGATAATGGCAGGAGATATAGGCGGTACAAAAACGAATCTTGCACTTTTTAAATATAAAGAAAACAGATTGAGTGTACATGCACAACATCATTTTCCCAGTAGAGAATTTTCCACGCTCGATGAGGTGATCACATTATTTAAGGAAAAGACTTCCATGCCACATATAGATGCAGCTTGTTTTGGTATCGCCGGTCCGGTAATTGAAGGGCGTTGCCGTACGACTAATTTACCCTGGGATATTACGACATCAGGCTTGCAGGAACATCTGGGCATTCAAAAGGTACGGCTCCTGAATGATCTGGAAGCAACCGCTTATGGTATGTTGTATCTTCCTGACGATGAATTTGTAGATCTCAACCCTAAAGCTCGGCTCATGGGTGGAAATCGAGCGGTGATCGCTGCAGGTACAGGACTTGGAGAAGCGATGTTGTATTATGACGGTACCGCATATCATCCTATCGGTTCTGAAGGTGGGCATAGTGATTTTGCACCTTTGACACCGCAGCAGGATGCACTGTTGCAGTGGATGCGTAATCGGTATCCGGGACATGTGAGTTTTGAAAGAATACTCTCAGGCCCGGGTATCTATACACTGTATGAATATTTAGTGGAAAGTGGTTTTTCAGCAGAGCCGAGCTCGATGTTAAATATACCCGAAGGAAAAGACCGTAGTGCCATGGTGAGTGAATGTGCTTTAAAAGAACACAATCCGCTCTGCATGGAAGCACTTAGACTTTTTGCAGAGATATATGGTGCTGAGGCGGGAAATCTTGCCTTAAAAACAATGTCATTGGGTGGCGTATATATTGGTGGTGGTATTGCTCCTAAAATCTTACCTGTACTTGCCAATAACCATTTTATGAATGGATTTTTAAGTAAAGGCCGTTTTAATGAAATGTTGCAGGCAATGCAGGTGAAAATCTCTTTAAACTCTGAAACTGCATTACTGGGCGCTGCGCATTTTGCATTCGATAGACTTTAA
- a CDS encoding glycoside hydrolase family 15 protein → MNQDTLQATLDRHFLVVDKIILSRQDPITGLLPASTAVNAHGDYTDAWVRDNVYSILSVWGLAIAYRKFDADHHRSYLLSQSVVKLMRGLLTAMMRQSDRIEVFKKTHNPTDALHAKYGTNTGLAVVGDDEWGHLQLDASSLFLLMIAQMIASGLRIIYTMDEVDFVQNMVHYISHTYCTPDYGIWERGNKINHGNTEVNGSSVGMAKAALEALDGFNLFADLPNHEAVIHVVPSDIARSRFTLQGLLPRESNSKETDAALLSIIGYPAYAVEDTKLVKRTRDKIIKKLAGNYGCKRFLLDGHQSSIEDASRLHYEPSELREFEHIESEWPLFFTYLLLDALIRNEKEEIKHWKQKLQPLFVEQDGKKLLPELYIVPKESIEAEKEDPGSQIRVANENIPLVWAQSLYMLSDMMLDGLLESEDIDPLERHKRIGHSFGTKPLVPVIAENESVKEKLADLGFESETIEEIKPVRILHADQLSMLHTFLGQNEKLSLSGREWIVARTMTTARVHFYGGEEIVFLPYYFNPHGFYFSADNQLLVEHFRASLKFLAMQWDARGNPIIPFFVRESMFSDSEREALVELLEDIQKEQSGDVTIQTGPLEKLLGLACMERMQDIHGFTLQASDIVSNNNRLGICLKETEIHTFLSPEEIQSLSDQDDSGLIEILLGKKNRLYKTYALEEMWQRKGADFVFSVEHENVTLSQFAQNLYELATVCHEWNLVRRIADFTEKYDDRIEDVLLDIVIRQKRLAVGRSYSGKATFSKPYESSDIVKTIMEYCGNNTAESVLTQEIILHLGYMIRNEPELFENMLTIRTWYFIQLLVGQISREENLHMADAYERLLSLAPHAIYDRLHRVLKSFKREVSLFLVHENLHASGTPSFESIKQGPTVTEFGKVTDWSQWRYERGMIGPFSSVFYKDIWYLLRQCSGLVIGDKYNVQNRIGSELTLESTAGERSFALKIDALLQSIDAPDYRQLNIELIESLVRLFRENPDLHLEDDLIMDVLIGHAVRISWEKESASKHYNEHRSEAWKAFYTRSPVETDKAFLEAFMFLLSPQDALHDLTV, encoded by the coding sequence ATGAATCAAGATACACTTCAGGCTACACTTGATCGACATTTTCTGGTTGTTGACAAGATCATCCTCTCACGGCAAGATCCTATCACCGGTTTGTTGCCTGCAAGTACAGCGGTAAATGCCCATGGGGATTATACCGATGCCTGGGTAAGAGATAATGTCTACAGCATTTTGAGTGTCTGGGGACTTGCAATTGCCTATAGAAAATTTGATGCTGACCATCATCGTAGTTATCTTTTGAGCCAGAGTGTGGTTAAATTGATGAGGGGACTGCTCACTGCTATGATGAGACAGTCGGACAGAATCGAAGTATTTAAAAAAACACATAATCCTACAGATGCTCTGCATGCGAAGTATGGTACAAATACAGGTTTAGCCGTGGTAGGAGATGACGAATGGGGGCATTTGCAACTGGATGCAAGCTCTCTTTTTCTCTTGATGATCGCGCAAATGATTGCTTCTGGACTGCGTATTATCTATACGATGGATGAAGTTGATTTTGTACAAAATATGGTGCACTATATCAGCCATACTTACTGTACCCCTGATTATGGTATCTGGGAGCGCGGAAATAAGATCAATCATGGAAATACAGAAGTCAATGGTAGTTCTGTAGGTATGGCAAAAGCAGCACTTGAAGCCTTGGACGGCTTTAATCTTTTTGCTGATCTGCCAAACCATGAAGCTGTGATCCATGTGGTTCCTAGTGATATCGCCCGTTCTCGCTTCACGTTGCAGGGACTGTTACCCAGAGAATCCAATTCTAAAGAGACTGATGCCGCATTGCTGAGTATTATAGGCTATCCCGCCTATGCGGTTGAAGATACGAAACTGGTCAAACGTACACGTGATAAGATCATCAAAAAACTTGCAGGAAATTACGGATGTAAACGTTTTTTACTCGATGGTCATCAAAGCAGTATTGAAGATGCGAGCCGCCTGCACTATGAACCCTCAGAGTTGCGTGAATTTGAACATATTGAATCAGAATGGCCTCTTTTTTTCACCTATTTACTACTGGATGCATTGATACGTAATGAGAAAGAAGAGATCAAGCATTGGAAGCAAAAACTGCAACCGCTTTTTGTTGAACAGGATGGGAAGAAGCTTTTACCTGAACTCTATATTGTTCCCAAAGAAAGTATAGAGGCAGAAAAAGAAGATCCTGGAAGTCAAATACGTGTTGCCAATGAAAATATACCTTTGGTATGGGCACAAAGTCTTTATATGCTCTCCGATATGATGCTTGATGGTCTTTTGGAATCGGAAGATATAGATCCCTTAGAGCGTCACAAACGTATAGGACACAGTTTCGGTACCAAACCTTTGGTTCCGGTGATCGCTGAAAATGAATCGGTTAAAGAAAAATTGGCTGATCTTGGTTTTGAAAGTGAAACCATCGAAGAGATCAAGCCTGTACGGATCTTACATGCTGATCAACTCTCTATGCTTCATACGTTTTTGGGTCAAAATGAAAAACTTTCTTTAAGCGGTAGGGAATGGATAGTTGCAAGAACAATGACGACTGCAAGGGTTCACTTCTATGGAGGTGAAGAGATAGTCTTTCTTCCTTATTATTTTAATCCGCATGGATTTTATTTCTCAGCGGATAATCAATTGTTAGTAGAACATTTTCGGGCATCATTAAAGTTCCTTGCTATGCAGTGGGATGCAAGAGGTAATCCTATCATACCGTTCTTTGTTCGTGAATCGATGTTTTCTGATAGTGAACGTGAGGCACTGGTTGAACTATTGGAGGATATACAAAAAGAGCAGAGTGGCGATGTGACTATTCAGACAGGCCCATTGGAAAAATTATTGGGTCTAGCGTGTATGGAACGTATGCAAGATATTCACGGGTTTACCTTGCAAGCTTCAGACATTGTGTCAAATAATAATAGATTGGGTATCTGTTTGAAGGAAACTGAAATCCATACATTTTTGAGTCCAGAGGAAATACAGTCTCTTAGTGATCAGGATGACTCTGGATTGATAGAGATACTTTTGGGTAAAAAAAATCGTTTATATAAGACCTATGCACTTGAAGAGATGTGGCAACGCAAGGGTGCAGATTTTGTATTTTCCGTGGAACATGAAAATGTGACATTGTCACAGTTTGCCCAAAATCTTTATGAATTAGCTACCGTGTGTCATGAGTGGAATCTGGTACGGCGTATCGCTGATTTTACAGAAAAATATGATGATCGTATTGAAGATGTATTGCTTGATATAGTGATACGGCAAAAGCGCCTTGCAGTAGGACGGTCATACAGTGGAAAAGCGACATTTTCAAAACCGTATGAAAGTAGTGATATCGTTAAAACGATCATGGAATATTGTGGTAATAATACAGCAGAAAGTGTCTTGACACAGGAGATCATTTTACATCTTGGATATATGATCAGAAATGAACCTGAACTTTTTGAAAATATGCTAACGATTCGTACTTGGTACTTTATTCAGTTACTTGTAGGACAGATAAGCAGGGAGGAGAACCTGCATATGGCCGATGCTTATGAAAGGTTGCTTAGTTTAGCTCCTCACGCAATTTATGACCGTTTGCACAGGGTATTAAAATCATTTAAAAGAGAAGTCTCGCTGTTTCTCGTGCATGAAAATTTACATGCTTCGGGTACACCTTCTTTTGAATCAATTAAACAAGGTCCGACAGTTACGGAGTTTGGCAAAGTCACTGACTGGTCGCAATGGAGATATGAGAGGGGTATGATAGGTCCGTTTTCTTCTGTTTTCTATAAGGATATATGGTATTTATTACGGCAATGCAGCGGCTTGGTGATCGGAGATAAATACAATGTTCAAAACAGGATAGGTTCAGAACTTACATTGGAATCAACTGCAGGTGAACGAAGCTTTGCCTTGAAGATCGATGCACTTTTACAAAGTATCGATGCCCCTGATTACCGCCAGTTGAATATTGAACTGATCGAAAGCCTGGTAAGACTATTTAGAGAAAACCCCGACCTGCATCTTGAAGATGACCTCATTATGGATGTACTCATAGGACATGCAGTACGCATATCTTGGGAAAAGGAGAGTGCTTCAAAGCATTATAATGAGCACCGTTCAGAAGCTTGGAAAGCGTTTTATACACGTTCACCTGTAGAAACAGACAAAGCATTTTTAGAGGCCTTTATGTTTTTGTTATCACCACAGGATGCTTTGCATGATCTTACAGTATAG